The following proteins are encoded in a genomic region of Amphiura filiformis chromosome 11, Afil_fr2py, whole genome shotgun sequence:
- the LOC140164252 gene encoding carbohydrate sulfotransferase 1-like: MRWRRVVLASVAIVFICLLLNVFRNSMTSYTNTVDRVNKNADTYKKAGSPQSNYSSLSVVNIVNNSNTRLSTQVEKLHHVQAHPIKSSTVKPHRFQPRPIQDNSVKLHQIQPRPVQGSAKHNVHVIIISRWKYGSSFTGDILNKNPDFSYFYEPLRGKMYEDNNMRAKVIHQDQITMLHDILKCEFTDRNYTWWDANDTKMNCWKSQKFDKSVLCEHFVNTKGTVRRYEKKTSRMVEEICRSGKHVAIKTVRVPDLKHLKSIVTDDSLNVKVIQLVRDVRAVYLSRMLWNGGCDMELSECDELKNNLNYWKDPPSWLKGRYMLLRYEDLADDPIGTVQIIYDFLGLPVPVTVKTWLQINSKEMSLFVGSAYTWRAIIDYSTIIRVQKHCMETLLMTGYKAINSIKDLKDFKVPTIEKYPYPLMPNMTYEVSNEMTAN, encoded by the exons ATGAGATGGCGCCGCGTGGTTCTCGCATCTGTTGCCATAGTGTTCATATGTCTTCTGCTCAATGTATTCCGAAATTCCA TGACGTCTTATACCAACACCGTGGACAGAGTAAATAAGAACGCAGATACATATAAGAAGGcaggatcaccacagtcaaactACTCGTCACTATCAGTAGTTAATATCGTAAACAACAGTAACACTCGCTTATCAACCCAAGTAGAAAAGTTACATCATGTCCAGGCACACCCAATCAAGAGCAGTACAGTGAAACCACATCGGTTCCAGCCACGCCCAATCCAAGACAATTCAGTGAAGCTACATCAGATCCAGCCTCGTCCAGTCCAGGGCAGTGCAAAACACAACGTCCATGTCATCATTATTTCACGATGGAAATATGGGTCTTCATTCACTggtgatattttgaacaaaaatcccGATTTTTCCTACTTTTATGAACCTCTTCGAGGCAAAATGTATGAGGATAATAATATGAGAGCTAAAGTGATACACCAAGACCAGATCACCATGTTACATGATATATTGAAATGTGAATTTACTGATCGAAATTACACGTGGTGGGATGCGaatgataccaagatgaattgttggaagagtcaaaaatttgacaaatcagTTCTATGTGAACATTTTGTTAACACAAAAGGGACTGTACGGCGGTACGAGAAGAAAACTTCCCGTATGGTTGAAGAAATTTGTCGAAGCGGTAAACACGTGGCAATAAAAACTGTTCGGGTGCCAGATTTGAAGCACTTAAAAAGCATCGTTACGGATGATAGTTTGAATGTTAAGGTGATACAACTGGTACGCGATGTACGTGCGGTGTATTTATCAAGAATGTTATGGAATGGCGGGTGCGATATGGAACTTAGTGAATGTGATGAGTTGAAGAATAATTTAAACTATTGGAAAGACCCGCCATCTTGGTTGAAAGGTCGTTATATGTTGCTAAGATACGAAGATTTAGCAGACGATCCGATTGGGACGGTCCAAATTATTTATGATTTTCTTGGTTTACCTGTTCCAGTAACGGTGAAAACATGGCTGCAAATCAACTCCAAGGAAATGTCTCTATTTGTGGGATCAGCGTATACTTGGAGAGCAATAATAGACTACAGCACAATAATTAGAGTACAAAAGCATTGTATGGAGACATTACTGATGACTGGGTATAAGGCCATTAATTCAATAAAAGATTTGAAAGA